Proteins encoded in a region of the Oscillatoria sp. FACHB-1407 genome:
- a CDS encoding PAS domain-containing hybrid sensor histidine kinase/response regulator, which translates to MSNVQTIEQTYNLLDYLPIGAFILRQDFTVAFWNRCLQQWTTITKRRIEGKDIRSYFTHFQFPDYARALQQVFTEGTTVTFTGETYQHLIPAILPNGNQRKQSTTVTALPAPDGFGFYALFSVQDISEIEPEEASVPSEASIPEAIRQPLEETPQPPEEPFRSLVQNASDIITILAADATVIYQSPSTERILGYPSDLFLGRCAFDWMHPDDVAEAQSAFQALTQTVGDSTCIEYRWRHADGCWVYLESMGSNQLDNPHVQGIVVNTRDISDRKKIEAALRQNREQLNSILNSLADVVWSVSAETGDILYYSPNAELLYGRPIEDFLADPNLWLKLVHPDDRQQVVAASYSLRQTRGHDVEYRILRPDGDIRWVRDRARLIEDDEGNAIRVDTIITDFTERIQIEAALRQSEERFRSLVSNLPGAVFRHTYDPNADPVGAAKFVSDAIEQICGYPASDFIDNRVRSFIDIEHPDDVSKLDRAIEQSLIDRQPYALEYRMIHADGSVRWVYEKGRCVLDEHGNLLWLDGVIFDITDRKQAESALEQQREELTLKNIALEQARGEAEAANRAKSNFLATMSHEIRTPMNGVIGMTSLLLETDLTPQQRDFVETIRGSGDTLLTIINDILDFSKIEAGKLELEANPVDLRACVEGAIDLLASKALEKGLELAYLVEPGVPQIIMGDVTRLQQILVNLLANAVKFTNAGQVSVAVVARPLQHQPKQDQPDCYAIRFTVQDTGVGIPSDRLDRLFQPFSQVDSSISRTYGGTGLGLAISQRLTEMMGGRVWVESEVGRGSTFHFSIVVEAIPSGSNQSASVHLCSRSASFNGKRLLIVDDNRVNLQNLTYQAQQWGVTVCTATSGAEALRQLDQHPPVDAALIDSHMPDMDGTALIAAIRQHATQHAMPLVLLTQTHSRVGESLPPPPSGVSLLNKPIRQAQFYAMLIDLFGTESQVTDARSKIAQPNLNLAEQAPLHILIAEDNAVNQKVLLRLLQRIGYQADIVNNGLEVLEALSAQHYDVVLMDVQMPEMDGLTATQQIHQRWKSHDRPYIIAVTANAMRGDREECLAAGMDDYLSKPIRTEKLTQALKQCYQQVSQTRSAIAAAETYANVIDQDILIAFGEEMGGITSEVLGELINCFLEEAPKLLNTLKTANRHNDITTLKRTAHTLKSSSATFGATKLAQLCKQLEQTHESVTQQHITQVVAEYERVKSALQIQRDQINGCLG; encoded by the coding sequence ATGAGTAACGTTCAAACGATTGAGCAAACCTATAATTTGCTAGATTATCTGCCGATTGGAGCATTTATCCTGCGGCAGGATTTTACGGTTGCCTTTTGGAATCGCTGCTTACAACAATGGACAACCATCACCAAACGCCGCATCGAGGGTAAAGATATTCGTAGCTACTTTACCCATTTTCAGTTTCCAGATTACGCCAGAGCCTTACAGCAAGTCTTTACTGAGGGCACAACAGTTACCTTCACAGGGGAAACGTATCAACATCTAATTCCGGCAATCTTGCCCAATGGCAACCAGCGCAAGCAAAGTACAACGGTAACGGCGTTGCCTGCTCCCGATGGGTTTGGGTTTTACGCGCTGTTTTCAGTGCAAGACATCAGTGAAATCGAGCCAGAAGAGGCGAGTGTGCCGTCAGAGGCGAGTATCCCGGAGGCGATACGCCAACCTCTGGAGGAGACGCCACAACCCCCGGAGGAACCCTTTCGATCGCTCGTTCAAAACGCTTCTGACATCATTACTATTCTGGCAGCAGATGCCACAGTTATCTATCAAAGCCCTTCCACTGAGCGGATTCTAGGCTACCCTTCTGACTTGTTTTTAGGTCGCTGTGCCTTTGATTGGATGCATCCTGATGATGTGGCAGAGGCTCAAAGTGCCTTTCAGGCGTTAACCCAAACGGTGGGTGACTCAACCTGCATTGAATATCGCTGGCGACATGCCGATGGCTGCTGGGTCTATCTGGAGTCGATGGGCAGTAATCAACTCGACAATCCCCATGTCCAGGGCATTGTGGTGAATACGCGCGATATTAGCGATCGCAAAAAAATTGAAGCTGCCCTGCGCCAAAACCGCGAACAGCTAAACAGCATCCTCAACTCTCTTGCCGATGTGGTCTGGTCGGTTTCTGCGGAGACAGGCGACATTCTCTATTACAGCCCTAATGCGGAATTGCTGTATGGGCGACCCATTGAAGATTTTTTGGCTGACCCAAATTTGTGGCTCAAGCTTGTCCACCCTGACGATCGCCAACAGGTCGTTGCTGCCAGCTATAGCCTGCGGCAAACGCGGGGTCACGATGTGGAATACCGCATCCTCAGACCCGATGGAGATATTCGTTGGGTGCGCGATCGCGCCCGTTTGATTGAGGATGATGAGGGCAACGCCATTCGGGTTGATACCATCATCACCGACTTTACCGAGCGCATTCAAATTGAGGCAGCCCTGCGCCAGAGTGAAGAACGATTTCGATCGCTGGTATCTAACCTACCCGGAGCGGTGTTCCGTCATACCTATGATCCGAACGCCGACCCCGTTGGAGCCGCAAAGTTTGTCAGTGATGCGATCGAGCAAATCTGTGGCTACCCCGCTTCTGATTTCATCGACAATCGGGTGCGATCGTTCATCGATATTGAACACCCCGACGATGTCAGCAAACTCGATCGCGCCATCGAGCAAAGCCTGATCGATCGCCAACCCTATGCCCTGGAATATCGCATGATTCACGCAGATGGGAGTGTGCGGTGGGTCTACGAAAAGGGACGCTGTGTTCTGGATGAGCACGGCAACCTGTTGTGGCTGGATGGGGTGATTTTTGATATCACCGATCGCAAACAGGCAGAATCCGCTCTAGAGCAGCAACGCGAAGAGTTGACGCTAAAAAACATTGCCCTGGAACAAGCCCGTGGCGAAGCTGAAGCAGCCAATCGCGCCAAGAGCAATTTTTTGGCAACCATGAGCCACGAAATCCGTACGCCAATGAATGGGGTGATCGGGATGACCAGTCTGCTGCTGGAGACAGACCTGACCCCGCAACAACGCGATTTTGTGGAAACGATTCGGGGTAGCGGGGATACGTTGCTGACGATCATCAACGATATCCTCGACTTCTCAAAAATTGAAGCCGGCAAATTGGAATTAGAAGCTAATCCGGTTGATCTGCGAGCCTGTGTCGAAGGGGCGATCGATCTGCTCGCCTCAAAAGCCCTTGAAAAAGGACTAGAACTTGCTTACCTGGTTGAACCTGGCGTTCCTCAAATCATCATGGGCGACGTGACCCGCCTACAGCAAATTCTGGTAAATCTGTTAGCCAATGCCGTCAAATTTACCAATGCCGGGCAAGTCAGCGTTGCTGTGGTGGCGCGTCCTCTGCAACATCAGCCCAAGCAAGATCAACCCGACTGCTATGCCATTCGGTTTACAGTGCAGGATACGGGTGTGGGCATTCCCTCCGATCGCCTCGATCGCCTGTTTCAGCCCTTTTCGCAGGTTGATTCCTCCATCAGTCGCACTTATGGCGGCACAGGGTTGGGGTTAGCGATCAGTCAACGGTTGACCGAGATGATGGGTGGTCGGGTTTGGGTCGAGAGTGAAGTGGGACGGGGGTCTACGTTTCATTTCTCGATTGTGGTTGAGGCAATCCCATCTGGCTCCAATCAGTCTGCTTCAGTCCATTTGTGTTCTCGTTCAGCCTCCTTTAATGGAAAGCGGTTGTTGATTGTCGATGACAACCGTGTGAATCTGCAAAACCTCACCTATCAAGCGCAGCAATGGGGCGTCACTGTCTGCACGGCTACATCTGGAGCAGAGGCACTGCGCCAGCTAGACCAGCACCCTCCGGTTGATGCTGCTTTGATTGATAGTCATATGCCTGATATGGATGGAACTGCTCTGATTGCGGCTATCCGACAGCACGCCACACAGCACGCCATGCCGCTTGTGTTGCTGACCCAGACGCATTCCAGGGTAGGCGAATCGCTACCTCCTCCTCCATCTGGTGTGAGTTTGTTAAACAAACCCATTCGTCAGGCGCAGTTTTACGCGATGCTCATTGACCTGTTTGGAACCGAATCACAGGTTACCGATGCCAGGTCAAAGATCGCTCAACCCAATCTCAACTTAGCGGAGCAGGCACCGCTCCACATTTTGATCGCAGAAGATAATGCTGTGAATCAAAAAGTCTTGCTGCGCTTGTTGCAACGCATCGGCTATCAAGCAGACATTGTTAACAACGGGTTAGAGGTATTAGAGGCTCTGTCTGCTCAACACTATGACGTGGTGTTGATGGATGTTCAGATGCCGGAGATGGATGGTTTAACGGCTACTCAACAAATTCATCAGCGATGGAAATCCCATGACCGTCCTTATATCATTGCCGTCACAGCAAATGCCATGCGGGGCGATCGCGAAGAGTGTTTAGCCGCTGGTATGGATGACTATCTGAGCAAACCCATTCGCACCGAAAAGCTGACTCAAGCCCTCAAACAGTGTTATCAACAGGTATCTCAAACTCGCTCGGCGATCGCCGCTGCTGAAACCTATGCCAATGTTATTGATCAAGATATTCTGATCGCCTTTGGTGAAGAGATGGGAGGCATCACCAGTGAAGTCTTAGGAGAGTTGATCAATTGTTTTTTAGAAGAAGCTCCAAAGTTATTAAATACGCTGAAAACTGCGAATCGACACAATGACATCACAACTCTAAAGCGCACCGCCCACACTCTAAAATCGAGTAGTGCAACCTTTGGCGCAACAAAATTAGCACAACTCTGTAAACAGTTAGAACAGACCCATGAGAGCGTGACCCAGCAACACATTACTCAAGTGGTAGCAGAGTATGAGCGCGTTAAATCTGCGTTGCAAATACAACGGGATCAGATTAATGGTTGTTTGGGTTGA
- a CDS encoding TldD/PmbA family protein, with protein MASDNSQQAVLAEQLLELAMQSGAEAAEVFQSQSLSRPVFFEANRLKQLESSQAEGIALRLWREGRPGLAVAYGPVAPHALVERAIALSYLNDPETIELSSSTKATYPDLGEAVPVEQLVAWGKEAIALVREAYPESLCSAEWECDVETTRLINSKGLDCGYTDTTLSCFLGAEWVRGDDFLSVSDGQTQRGRLDPVALAQQIVQRLRWAEKNTAPPIGKVPVLFTAKAADMLWGTVQAALNGKQVIERASPWSDRLGEPVTASALTIYQQPDAGPFSCPFDDEGTPTQPITFIKDGVLQLFYTDRTIGKALGSGTTGNGFRPGLGSYPTPGLFNLLIQPGFKSLMELIGSLKQGIIVDQMLGGSASISGEFSVNVDLGYRVHNGEVVGRVKDTMVAGNVYTALKNLVELGEDADWNGSCFTPSVIVQGLSTTGRVE; from the coding sequence ATGGCTTCTGACAATTCGCAACAAGCAGTACTCGCAGAGCAACTGTTGGAATTAGCAATGCAGTCAGGGGCAGAGGCAGCGGAGGTATTTCAGTCGCAGTCTTTGTCGCGACCTGTTTTTTTTGAGGCAAATCGACTCAAGCAACTCGAAAGCTCCCAAGCAGAGGGGATTGCGTTGCGTCTATGGCGCGAGGGTCGTCCGGGTTTGGCAGTTGCCTATGGTCCGGTTGCACCTCATGCTCTGGTGGAGCGGGCGATCGCCCTCAGCTATCTCAACGACCCTGAAACCATTGAACTCTCTTCTTCTACCAAAGCTACTTACCCTGACCTGGGAGAGGCGGTCCCCGTTGAACAGTTGGTCGCATGGGGCAAAGAGGCGATCGCTCTCGTGCGAGAAGCCTATCCTGAGAGCCTGTGTTCGGCAGAGTGGGAATGTGATGTCGAAACCACCCGTCTGATTAACTCTAAAGGCTTAGACTGTGGCTATACCGACACCACATTGAGTTGCTTTTTAGGGGCAGAGTGGGTGCGGGGTGACGATTTTTTGAGCGTCTCGGATGGGCAAACTCAACGCGGTCGCCTTGACCCTGTTGCTCTGGCGCAACAGATCGTGCAACGTCTACGATGGGCAGAAAAGAACACGGCTCCCCCAATTGGCAAGGTGCCTGTGTTGTTTACGGCTAAGGCTGCTGATATGTTGTGGGGAACGGTGCAGGCGGCTCTCAACGGCAAACAGGTGATCGAGCGGGCTTCTCCCTGGAGCGATCGCCTGGGTGAACCCGTGACAGCCTCTGCTCTGACGATCTATCAACAACCTGACGCTGGACCGTTTAGCTGTCCGTTTGACGATGAAGGCACCCCAACACAGCCCATTACCTTCATCAAAGATGGTGTGTTGCAACTGTTTTACACCGATCGCACGATTGGTAAGGCGTTAGGCAGTGGCACCACGGGCAACGGATTTCGCCCCGGTCTGGGCAGTTACCCCACTCCCGGTTTGTTTAATCTACTGATTCAACCCGGATTCAAATCCCTCATGGAACTCATTGGTTCCCTCAAACAGGGCATCATCGTGGATCAGATGTTGGGCGGCAGTGCCAGTATTTCTGGAGAATTTTCTGTCAATGTGGATCTGGGGTATCGCGTTCACAATGGGGAAGTTGTCGGGCGGGTAAAGGATACGATGGTGGCAGGGAATGTCTACACTGCCCTCAAAAATTTGGTAGAACTGGGCGAGGATGCTGACTGGAATGGCTCCTGCTTTACGCCATCGGTGATTGTACAGGGGCTATCCACAACTGGCAGAGTTGAATAA
- a CDS encoding Tab2/Atab2 family RNA-binding protein produces the protein MPVIWELDFYSRPVLDDQQKKLWEVLICESPLEINTRLDSLFRYSQFCSNTEVNSVVLSKAIKEAIAQAPKPPDKIRFFRRQMTNMIARGCQEAGIPGYASRRTLALSAWIQERMETVYPTMPNYQPGSNPSVNTPLNPPQPLPDALIGQQWAFVTLEAGAFADMPEWKIDFGEAFPLDIAGINSTDPIPGIIVFSPRALPLAAWMSGLELASLHLSSEAPFRLLLETGISDTWVLANLPKPQLQQEAQAFEAAKKKVNGVHFLAVQANPQVEEFTGFWLMREFDLA, from the coding sequence ATGCCTGTTATTTGGGAACTAGATTTTTACTCACGTCCGGTGTTGGACGACCAGCAGAAAAAACTCTGGGAAGTGCTGATTTGTGAAAGCCCCCTGGAGATTAATACGCGGTTAGACTCGTTGTTTCGCTATTCCCAGTTTTGCTCTAACACCGAGGTCAATTCGGTTGTGTTGTCTAAAGCGATCAAAGAGGCGATCGCCCAGGCACCCAAGCCACCGGATAAAATTCGCTTTTTTCGTCGTCAAATGACGAATATGATTGCCAGAGGATGTCAGGAGGCAGGTATTCCGGGCTATGCTAGCCGTCGCACGCTGGCACTCAGTGCATGGATTCAAGAACGAATGGAAACGGTCTATCCCACCATGCCCAACTATCAACCGGGCAGTAATCCCTCTGTCAATACCCCCCTCAATCCCCCTCAACCTCTACCAGATGCGCTGATTGGTCAGCAGTGGGCATTTGTCACGCTCGAAGCAGGAGCATTTGCCGATATGCCTGAGTGGAAGATTGATTTTGGCGAGGCGTTTCCGCTGGACATCGCAGGTATCAACTCAACAGACCCAATTCCGGGCATCATCGTCTTTTCGCCCCGTGCTCTGCCCCTGGCGGCGTGGATGTCCGGTTTGGAACTGGCATCCTTACACTTGAGTAGTGAGGCTCCTTTCAGGCTATTGCTCGAAACCGGAATTAGTGATACCTGGGTGCTTGCCAATCTACCCAAACCTCAGTTGCAGCAAGAAGCACAAGCTTTTGAAGCGGCTAAAAAAAAGGTCAATGGCGTTCACTTTTTGGCAGTCCAGGCCAATCCTCAAGTGGAGGAATTTACGGGCTTCTGGTTAATGCGAGAGTTTGATCTGGCGTAA
- a CDS encoding GumC family protein, with amino-acid sequence MPVESNHPNRSSKSHQQNGYSGPPVIVSAPVAAMYQQEDLDLAQILRIVQRRGWLIASVAIAVTSTIWGWTLTRTPIYRGEFRVLVEEVSQTDPSQQLLQESQIQLSPTFDYSTQIEVLRSPALLEPIAERLRDEYPDVNSGSLAGGLVISRLRDTKVLSVSYLGTDPDKIQAVLEAVSDAYLDYSYEERRTSLQQGVEFVDSQLPDLRERVNTLQVRLEKFRQEYSLIDPESRGNDLSSLISGVEKQRQETQTQLSEARSLYGTLQNQLGFSPDEALAASALSESPRYQNLLNQIREVESQIAVESARWQPGHYAIATLEDKRAELLPLLDAEAERILGEQASSGVNSNLTPTSLELSKQLVTTANQVEVLEARSDALVEVEARLKEEFELVPALAREYTDLQRELKIATESLNRFLSTRETLQIEAAQKSTPWELLSAPATPQTPISPNVPRNLAMGAIAGLLLGAVAAAIAEKLDSVFHSPDEIKAVTKLPLLGVIPFAKSLQTVAAPAGVASDSESETHFGNNGKPSYQRGDRLTQTVTTSEPSSYRTSPFFEAFRSFYANIRFLSSDTPIRSLVISSAAPGEGKSTTSLHLAKAAAAMGQRVLLIDADLRCPQLHSRLDLPNLRGLSNAIVNELSLQQVIQRSPDDDNLCVITAGPIPPDPIKLLSSRRMQNLMAQVRTQFDLVIYDMPPLLGFADSNLLAAHTDGVILVVGLGKTDRAALGQALEALKISPIPVLGIVANGIRAYTTHPYSYYRYHRYYTQNQTTSSSGVEPGKLVHVPRSHFGLQEPDSLKTWLTSRVGMLAIGGVSLTVLLMMMVWVTYSRLATPNPPQSPTPAVESRE; translated from the coding sequence ATGCCAGTTGAGTCAAATCATCCAAATCGTTCGTCTAAGTCACACCAACAAAACGGTTACTCTGGACCTCCAGTGATCGTCTCTGCTCCAGTTGCAGCGATGTATCAACAGGAAGACCTGGACCTTGCTCAAATTTTGAGAATTGTGCAGCGGCGGGGATGGCTGATTGCCAGTGTAGCGATCGCTGTCACCTCAACCATTTGGGGATGGACATTAACGCGCACCCCCATTTATCGGGGTGAATTTCGAGTGTTGGTGGAGGAAGTCAGCCAGACTGATCCCTCTCAGCAGTTATTGCAAGAGAGCCAAATTCAGCTCTCACCCACCTTTGACTATTCCACCCAGATTGAGGTCTTGCGGAGTCCAGCCCTGTTAGAGCCGATTGCCGAGCGACTGCGGGACGAGTATCCCGATGTCAACTCTGGCTCGCTCGCCGGGGGCTTGGTGATTAGCCGATTGCGCGATACCAAAGTGTTGTCTGTGAGCTATCTCGGCACTGACCCTGACAAGATTCAGGCGGTGTTAGAGGCAGTTTCTGATGCTTACCTCGATTACAGCTACGAAGAACGGCGCACCAGTCTGCAACAGGGGGTCGAGTTTGTTGACAGCCAATTGCCTGATCTGCGGGAACGGGTGAATACGCTGCAAGTGCGGTTAGAAAAGTTTCGGCAGGAATATAGCCTGATTGACCCCGAATCGCGGGGCAACGACCTGTCGAGCCTGATTAGCGGCGTTGAAAAGCAACGGCAGGAAACCCAGACCCAGTTAAGTGAGGCGCGATCGCTCTATGGCACTCTACAAAATCAGTTAGGCTTTAGCCCCGATGAGGCACTTGCTGCTTCTGCTTTGAGTGAATCGCCCCGTTATCAAAATCTGCTGAATCAGATTCGTGAGGTGGAGTCCCAAATTGCCGTCGAATCGGCTCGCTGGCAGCCCGGTCACTATGCGATCGCCACTTTAGAGGATAAACGAGCAGAACTGTTGCCCCTGTTAGATGCAGAAGCCGAGCGAATTTTGGGCGAACAGGCAAGCTCTGGGGTGAATAGCAACCTCACCCCAACCTCATTGGAACTGAGTAAACAATTAGTCACTACGGCGAACCAGGTGGAAGTGTTGGAAGCCCGCAGTGATGCGCTGGTGGAGGTAGAGGCACGCCTCAAAGAAGAGTTTGAGCTAGTGCCTGCGCTGGCGAGGGAATATACCGATTTGCAGCGAGAATTGAAGATTGCCACCGAAAGTCTCAACCGCTTTTTGTCCACTCGCGAAACGCTGCAAATTGAGGCGGCACAGAAGTCAACCCCCTGGGAATTGCTATCGGCTCCGGCGACTCCTCAAACTCCCATTTCTCCAAATGTGCCGCGCAATTTAGCTATGGGGGCGATCGCCGGGTTGCTGCTGGGAGCCGTTGCGGCAGCGATCGCTGAGAAACTCGACTCTGTATTTCACTCGCCTGATGAAATTAAGGCAGTTACTAAATTGCCTCTCCTGGGCGTGATTCCCTTTGCCAAGAGCCTGCAAACAGTAGCTGCTCCGGCAGGAGTAGCATCTGATTCAGAGTCAGAAACCCACTTCGGCAACAACGGGAAACCATCGTATCAACGGGGCGATCGCCTGACTCAAACAGTGACCACGTCGGAACCGTCATCCTATAGAACCTCTCCCTTCTTTGAGGCGTTCCGCTCGTTCTACGCCAATATCCGCTTTCTCAGTTCTGACACTCCCATTCGCTCATTGGTGATTAGCTCGGCAGCACCAGGAGAGGGCAAATCGACAACATCCTTGCACCTCGCCAAAGCGGCGGCAGCGATGGGACAACGGGTGTTGCTGATCGACGCAGATTTGCGCTGTCCTCAGTTGCATAGTCGCTTAGACTTGCCCAATCTGCGGGGGTTGAGTAACGCAATTGTAAATGAGCTGTCGTTGCAACAGGTGATTCAGCGATCGCCCGATGATGACAACCTGTGCGTCATTACGGCGGGACCCATTCCCCCTGACCCAATCAAGCTGCTCTCGTCACGCCGGATGCAAAACCTGATGGCACAAGTGCGGACTCAGTTTGATCTGGTAATCTACGACATGCCACCTCTACTGGGCTTCGCCGATAGCAACCTGCTGGCTGCTCACACAGATGGAGTAATTCTAGTTGTTGGACTCGGTAAGACCGATCGCGCTGCCCTGGGTCAGGCACTCGAAGCCCTGAAGATCTCTCCCATTCCCGTTTTGGGGATTGTGGCAAACGGCATTCGGGCTTACACAACCCATCCTTACAGCTATTACCGCTATCACCGCTACTACACTCAAAATCAGACAACCTCCTCGTCCGGTGTAGAGCCAGGGAAACTGGTGCATGTGCCGCGATCGCACTTTGGTTTGCAAGAACCAGACAGCCTCAAAACCTGGTTAACATCCCGTGTTGGTATGTTGGCGATTGGGGGAGTCAGCCTTACAGTGTTGCTGATGATGATGGTCTGGGTTACCTACAGTCGTCTGGCAACACCCAACCCGCCGCAATCCCCGACTCCTGCGGTAGAGAGTCGGGAGTAA
- a CDS encoding MgPME-cyclase complex family protein, translating to MTTYYYVLSSQKFLLEEEPTEEVLRERTCYYHEQEKEIDFWLVTQPAFLEAPELAQIKAQCPQPAAAIISTNPQFITWLKLRLEFVLTGEFQAPSDTIPTPLASLTSAV from the coding sequence ATGACAACCTACTACTACGTTCTGAGCAGTCAAAAATTCTTGTTAGAAGAAGAACCCACTGAGGAAGTGCTGCGGGAGCGAACTTGTTACTATCACGAGCAAGAAAAAGAAATTGACTTTTGGCTGGTCACTCAACCGGCTTTTTTAGAAGCTCCTGAATTGGCTCAAATCAAAGCCCAATGTCCTCAGCCGGCCGCTGCGATTATTTCTACGAATCCTCAGTTCATTACCTGGCTCAAACTGCGTCTGGAGTTTGTGTTAACGGGTGAGTTTCAGGCTCCCTCTGACACGATTCCCACTCCACTTGCATCGCTGACAAGTGCGGTGTAA
- a CDS encoding pyridoxine 5'-phosphate synthase, which produces MPTLGVNIDHIATIRQARRTVEPDPVAAAVLAELAGADGITVHLREDRRHIQDRDVRLLRQTVRTHLNLEMAATDEMVAIALDIHPDYVTLVPERREEVTTEGGLDILGQKKRMADVVDRLQSAGIPVSLFIDADPDQIAASAAVKAQFIELHTGQYAEAKDEASRAKELAILAEGCQQAIAAGLRVNAGHGLTYWNVYAIACLDGMEELNIGHTIVSRAALVGMERAVREMKQAIRGEL; this is translated from the coding sequence GTGCCAACCTTAGGCGTAAATATTGACCACATTGCAACGATTCGGCAGGCACGACGAACCGTAGAGCCTGATCCGGTAGCCGCGGCAGTGTTAGCAGAGTTGGCTGGGGCCGATGGCATTACAGTGCATCTGCGGGAAGATCGGCGACACATTCAAGACCGGGATGTGCGCCTGCTCCGGCAAACGGTACGTACTCATCTCAATTTGGAGATGGCGGCAACGGACGAAATGGTGGCGATCGCCCTCGACATTCACCCCGACTATGTGACACTCGTTCCAGAGCGGCGTGAAGAGGTCACCACCGAAGGTGGACTGGACATCCTGGGTCAGAAAAAGCGCATGGCTGATGTGGTCGATCGCCTCCAGAGTGCAGGCATTCCCGTGAGCCTGTTTATTGATGCTGATCCTGACCAAATTGCCGCTTCTGCGGCGGTCAAAGCTCAATTTATTGAGTTGCACACCGGGCAATATGCCGAAGCGAAGGATGAAGCAAGCCGCGCTAAGGAATTGGCTATTTTAGCGGAAGGATGCCAACAGGCGATCGCCGCTGGTCTACGAGTCAATGCCGGACACGGACTGACCTATTGGAATGTTTATGCGATCGCTTGTCTCGATGGCATGGAAGAATTGAATATTGGACACACGATTGTCAGCCGTGCCGCCCTAGTGGGTATGGAGCGAGCTGTGCGTGAGATGAAACAAGCTATCCGAGGAGAATTGTAA
- a CDS encoding SGNH/GDSL hydrolase family protein, whose amino-acid sequence MPAKLVVIGDSLSQGFISGSICKTDFSYPQMLADCLGIQDFRVPDFGGEGGLPLNLDQLFRLLARRYGAKVSWLEVPMALLSVRSFMDRVEDYWERGEGSEASPTGPLHHNLAVWGFELGDCDTLTEAICRRTIPRDKDDLLNQIPEFAMYRTARRTLNPQFLPQYEELSQIKAAEAIARSQGGIDNLMFWLGGNNCLGTVGRLKIVWSQLADINRLSHERSATLWVPEHFRQLLRRVADKISAIGAKNVFIGTIPHVTIPPVSRGISPGRTPDRERSADGYYDYYTHFWVWDNDFAKAPDQYPALTQNDARQIDQVIDEYNEAIATEAQKRGWHVVDFCRALDRLAYRRQNGRPVYVFPPELVQALKTNPGTQDRFTVDGKPILDTRYLRVKSDAPPGERHQGGIFSLDGIHPTTVGYGIVAHEVLQVMKSVTPGQIVKPLDWNKIVAADVLLNDLPANLESLRDILGFLSSQGPLPNLIRSITGGFGVNQ is encoded by the coding sequence ATGCCCGCAAAACTCGTCGTCATCGGAGACAGCCTCTCACAAGGATTTATCAGCGGAAGTATTTGCAAAACTGACTTCTCCTATCCTCAAATGCTGGCAGACTGTCTGGGGATACAGGACTTTAGAGTGCCTGATTTTGGTGGAGAAGGGGGCTTACCACTCAACCTGGATCAGCTATTTCGACTGCTGGCTCGACGCTACGGAGCCAAAGTGAGTTGGTTGGAAGTGCCGATGGCTTTGTTAAGCGTTCGCAGCTTCATGGATCGTGTCGAGGATTATTGGGAACGGGGCGAAGGCAGTGAAGCATCACCAACGGGACCCCTGCATCACAATCTGGCGGTTTGGGGGTTTGAGTTGGGTGACTGTGACACACTGACTGAAGCCATTTGTCGGCGAACGATTCCCCGTGACAAGGACGACCTGCTAAACCAGATTCCAGAATTTGCTATGTATCGCACTGCACGGCGAACCCTGAATCCCCAGTTTTTGCCCCAATATGAAGAGTTGTCGCAAATCAAAGCTGCCGAAGCGATCGCCCGTTCTCAAGGGGGCATCGACAATCTGATGTTCTGGTTGGGGGGCAACAATTGCCTCGGCACTGTGGGTAGACTCAAAATCGTCTGGTCACAACTGGCAGATATCAACCGTCTATCGCACGAGCGCAGTGCTACGCTGTGGGTGCCTGAGCACTTTCGGCAATTGCTACGGCGAGTGGCTGACAAAATTTCGGCAATTGGTGCCAAAAATGTCTTCATCGGAACCATTCCCCATGTCACGATTCCCCCAGTGAGTCGCGGCATCTCCCCCGGCAGAACCCCTGACCGGGAACGCTCCGCCGATGGGTATTACGACTACTACACTCACTTTTGGGTCTGGGATAACGATTTTGCCAAAGCCCCTGACCAGTACCCCGCCTTGACTCAAAACGATGCTCGCCAAATTGATCAGGTGATTGACGAATACAACGAGGCGATCGCCACAGAAGCCCAAAAACGGGGTTGGCATGTTGTTGATTTTTGTCGTGCACTCGATCGCCTTGCCTACCGACGACAAAACGGCAGACCCGTCTATGTCTTCCCACCTGAGCTAGTGCAGGCGTTGAAAACAAATCCGGGCACCCAAGATCGCTTTACCGTCGATGGCAAGCCGATCCTGGATACCCGGTATCTCCGAGTTAAATCCGATGCTCCCCCAGGTGAACGTCATCAGGGCGGCATCTTCAGTCTGGATGGCATTCACCCTACCACCGTGGGCTACGGCATTGTCGCTCACGAAGTCTTGCAAGTGATGAAATCAGTCACTCCAGGACAAATCGTAAAACCACTCGACTGGAACAAAATCGTTGCAGCCGATGTCTTACTCAACGACCTACCCGCCAACCTGGAAAGCTTGCGAGACATTCTCGGGTTCCTATCAAGCCAGGGACCCCTCCCTAATCTCATCCGGTCAATCACAGGTGGGTTTGGAGTCAATCAATAG